A genome region from Sphingobacteriaceae bacterium GW460-11-11-14-LB5 includes the following:
- a CDS encoding DNA polymerase III subunit alpha, protein MYLIFDTETTGLPRNYNAPITDTDNWPRCIQIAWQLHDEMGRLVEHQDYLVKPEGFNIPYDAERIHGISTELATEQGIGFDEMLAKFNEVLNKAKFIVGQNVGFDVNIMGCEFHRFGVANRLAEMPVLDTCTEVTAQLLQLPGGRGGRFKLPTLTELHSYLFGVPFNEAHNATADVEATTRCFLELVKREVFKKEELQVDVEYFPRFREVNPATIEGVGLKHINLKAASDEIRKRLQKAEGGGISKQELAGNKQELAAATFVHLHNHTQFSVLQSTISIPDLVKAAAAQKMPAVAMTDHANMMGAFHFVNNVLNHNKAAEAKNAAAIEAGERPTEVVMTPIVGVEFFVCNNHLDRTAKDNGYQMVLLAKNKKGYHNLAKMSSIAYTKGFYYVPRIDREVIEQYKDDIIVLSGNLSGEISNKILNMGESQAEEALIWWKNMFGDDFYVEVMRHNQEDEDRVNESLIALARKHAVKLVATNNTYYINKKDANAHDILLCVKDGEKQATPIGRGRGYRYGLPNQEYYFKSGDEMKSLFADLPEAIVNIKEIVDKIEIYKLAREVLLPKFDIPEEFLVAEDEADGGKRGENKFLRHLTYEGAKKRYGVLTPEVTERLDFELQTIEKTGYPGYFLIVQDFIAEARRRDVSVGPGRGSAAGSVVAYCLWITNIDPIKYDLLFERFLNPDRVSMPDIDIDFDDEGRGRVMEYVIGKYGSSQVAQIITYGTMAAKSSIRDTARVLDLPLFEADKIAKLIPNMKLAKIFTLDEKTLKEALRPDEYERVVELKNLGGLKDLSAETIQQAQILEGSLRNTGIHACGVIITPSDITNFVPVSTAKDSDLYVTQFDNSVVESAGLLKMDFLGLKTLTLIKDTVKLVKKRFGIDLDPDNFPIDDVLTYELFQRGETIGIFQYESPGMQKYMKELKPTVFDDLIAMNALYRPGPMEYIPSFVRRKNGEEEIKYDLDACEEYLKETYGITVYQEQVMLLSQKLAGFTKGEADVLRKAMGKKQKDVLDKMKPKFVKQAAEKGHDATTLEKIWKDWEAFASYAFNKSHSTCYAWIAYQTAYLKAHYPAEYMAAVLSNNMSDIKQVAFFMEECRQMSVTVLGPDVNESDLKFSVNAKGEVRFGMSAVKGVGEKAVESIIEERLANGPYGNVYDFAKRSNTRIVNKKAYESFVYSGAFDAFGGHRAQYFYIGPNDKMNGIEKIIKYANDFQNNESTSQASLFGGSKADLILEPSLPVSPEWALMDRLKYEKDAIGIFLSGHPLDNYKLELDKFCTHGVKQLSIINKVRMGDNNEDILAEFEKLKNRELCVGGLVVTASQRITKTGKPFGTFVFEDYDDASEMALFGEDFLKFKSFLTEGYFLQIRGRVGERFGKAGDWEFKITAINLMSELRDKLAKSLTIQVPIERVNDQLMREIEAILADNKANSEQQNCQLNFAIFDREKEIMLDMPSKNLKINPSNKFLEQLLGLNVVNYKLN, encoded by the coding sequence ATGTATTTAATTTTTGATACTGAAACCACTGGTTTGCCTCGTAATTATAACGCACCCATTACCGATACGGATAACTGGCCACGTTGTATACAAATTGCATGGCAACTGCACGATGAGATGGGGAGATTGGTTGAGCATCAGGATTATCTGGTTAAACCAGAGGGATTTAATATTCCGTACGATGCAGAGCGGATTCATGGTATTTCTACCGAACTGGCTACCGAACAGGGTATTGGTTTCGACGAGATGCTGGCGAAGTTTAACGAAGTTTTAAACAAGGCCAAATTTATTGTAGGCCAGAATGTGGGCTTCGATGTGAACATTATGGGCTGTGAGTTCCACCGTTTTGGTGTAGCCAACCGTTTGGCAGAGATGCCCGTTTTGGATACCTGTACTGAGGTTACCGCACAGCTTTTACAATTACCAGGAGGTAGGGGTGGAAGGTTTAAACTGCCAACCTTAACCGAGTTACATTCTTATTTGTTTGGCGTTCCATTTAACGAAGCCCACAATGCAACTGCCGATGTGGAAGCAACTACACGTTGTTTCCTGGAATTGGTAAAAAGAGAGGTTTTTAAAAAAGAAGAATTACAGGTTGATGTAGAATATTTCCCTCGTTTTAGAGAGGTAAACCCAGCTACCATTGAAGGTGTTGGATTAAAACACATCAATTTAAAGGCAGCTTCTGATGAAATCCGCAAACGTTTACAAAAAGCCGAAGGCGGCGGAATTTCGAAGCAGGAACTTGCCGGGAACAAACAGGAACTGGCAGCAGCAACTTTTGTACATTTACATAACCATACCCAGTTTTCGGTACTGCAAAGTACCATCAGTATCCCCGATCTGGTAAAAGCTGCGGCAGCACAAAAAATGCCTGCAGTAGCCATGACCGATCATGCGAACATGATGGGGGCTTTTCATTTTGTAAACAATGTTTTAAACCACAACAAAGCCGCCGAAGCGAAAAATGCTGCCGCAATTGAGGCGGGCGAACGTCCAACTGAAGTGGTAATGACGCCGATTGTTGGAGTAGAATTTTTTGTTTGTAATAATCACTTAGACCGGACCGCTAAAGACAACGGTTACCAGATGGTACTGTTGGCGAAAAATAAAAAAGGCTATCATAATTTAGCTAAAATGTCTTCTATCGCTTATACCAAAGGTTTTTATTACGTTCCACGTATTGATAGGGAAGTAATTGAACAGTATAAAGATGATATTATTGTTTTATCGGGTAACCTTTCCGGGGAGATTTCGAATAAAATTTTAAACATGGGCGAGAGCCAGGCTGAAGAAGCGCTGATCTGGTGGAAAAACATGTTTGGCGATGATTTCTATGTGGAGGTGATGCGTCACAATCAGGAAGATGAAGACCGTGTAAACGAATCGTTGATTGCATTGGCTCGTAAACATGCTGTTAAATTGGTCGCCACCAATAATACCTATTACATTAACAAAAAGGATGCGAATGCCCACGATATTTTGCTTTGTGTAAAAGATGGCGAAAAACAGGCCACACCAATTGGCCGTGGCCGTGGTTACCGTTATGGTTTGCCCAATCAGGAATATTATTTCAAATCTGGCGATGAAATGAAATCGCTTTTTGCCGATTTGCCAGAGGCGATTGTCAATATAAAAGAAATTGTAGATAAGATCGAAATCTACAAACTTGCCCGTGAAGTACTCTTACCTAAATTCGATATTCCTGAAGAGTTTTTGGTTGCTGAGGACGAAGCCGACGGTGGAAAACGTGGGGAGAATAAATTTTTACGTCACCTTACTTACGAGGGTGCCAAGAAACGTTATGGTGTATTAACCCCTGAAGTTACCGAACGTTTAGATTTCGAATTACAAACCATTGAGAAAACCGGTTATCCGGGTTATTTCTTAATTGTACAGGATTTTATTGCCGAAGCCCGTCGCAGGGATGTTTCGGTAGGCCCTGGCCGTGGCTCTGCAGCCGGATCGGTAGTGGCTTATTGTTTGTGGATTACGAATATCGATCCCATTAAGTACGATCTCCTTTTTGAGCGTTTCTTAAATCCCGATCGTGTATCCATGCCCGATATTGATATCGATTTTGACGATGAGGGCCGTGGCCGTGTAATGGAATATGTAATTGGCAAATATGGCTCCAGCCAGGTGGCACAAATTATCACTTATGGAACCATGGCCGCCAAATCTTCTATCCGAGATACAGCAAGGGTGTTGGATTTGCCGCTTTTTGAAGCAGATAAGATTGCCAAGCTGATTCCGAACATGAAGCTCGCCAAAATCTTTACGCTGGATGAGAAAACACTAAAAGAAGCTTTGCGTCCTGATGAATATGAACGCGTTGTTGAATTGAAAAACCTTGGAGGCTTAAAAGATTTGAGTGCCGAAACCATTCAACAGGCACAGATTTTAGAAGGCTCTTTGCGGAATACCGGTATCCATGCCTGCGGGGTGATTATTACGCCAAGCGATATTACCAATTTCGTTCCTGTTTCTACAGCAAAAGACTCTGATTTATATGTTACCCAATTTGATAACTCGGTTGTAGAAAGCGCGGGTTTATTAAAAATGGACTTTTTGGGTTTAAAAACCCTTACCCTGATTAAAGATACCGTAAAACTGGTTAAAAAACGCTTTGGTATCGATCTCGATCCGGATAACTTTCCCATCGATGATGTTTTAACCTACGAGCTTTTCCAGCGGGGTGAAACCATCGGGATTTTCCAGTACGAGAGTCCGGGTATGCAGAAATACATGAAGGAGCTGAAACCAACGGTTTTCGACGATTTAATTGCGATGAACGCATTATATCGCCCAGGACCAATGGAGTACATTCCGAGTTTCGTTCGCCGTAAAAATGGCGAAGAAGAAATTAAGTACGATTTAGATGCCTGCGAAGAGTATTTGAAAGAAACCTACGGAATTACCGTTTACCAGGAGCAGGTAATGCTTTTATCGCAGAAACTGGCTGGATTTACCAAAGGTGAGGCCGACGTGCTGCGTAAGGCGATGGGTAAGAAACAGAAAGACGTTCTGGATAAAATGAAACCAAAGTTTGTGAAACAAGCGGCCGAAAAAGGTCATGATGCCACAACTTTAGAAAAAATATGGAAAGATTGGGAAGCTTTTGCATCCTACGCTTTTAACAAATCGCACTCTACCTGTTATGCATGGATTGCCTATCAAACAGCTTATTTAAAAGCACATTATCCTGCTGAATATATGGCTGCGGTACTGTCGAACAATATGAGTGATATTAAACAGGTAGCCTTCTTTATGGAAGAATGTCGCCAGATGAGCGTTACGGTATTGGGACCTGATGTGAACGAATCTGATCTCAAATTCTCGGTAAATGCCAAAGGCGAGGTTCGTTTTGGAATGTCGGCAGTAAAAGGTGTGGGTGAAAAGGCGGTAGAAAGTATTATTGAAGAAAGATTAGCAAATGGGCCTTATGGTAATGTATATGATTTTGCTAAACGTTCCAATACCCGTATTGTAAATAAAAAAGCTTACGAGAGTTTTGTTTATAGCGGCGCTTTCGATGCATTTGGAGGTCATAGGGCACAGTATTTTTATATCGGCCCGAACGATAAAATGAATGGCATTGAAAAGATTATTAAATATGCCAACGATTTTCAGAACAATGAAAGTACCTCACAAGCTTCCTTGTTCGGGGGGTCTAAAGCTGATCTGATTTTAGAACCAAGTTTGCCGGTTTCGCCTGAATGGGCATTAATGGACAGGTTAAAATACGAAAAGGATGCGATTGGGATTTTCCTTTCCGGTCACCCTCTGGATAATTATAAACTCGAACTCGATAAATTCTGTACCCATGGGGTTAAACAGCTAAGCATCATCAATAAGGTGCGTATGGGCGATAACAATGAAGATATATTGGCTGAATTCGAAAAACTAAAAAACCGTGAGCTTTGTGTAGGTGGACTTGTAGTCACCGCATCGCAAAGGATTACCAAAACAGGTAAGCCATTTGGTACTTTTGTTTTCGAAGATTACGACGATGCCAGTGAAATGGCCTTGTTCGGCGAAGATTTTTTAAAGTTTAAATCGTTTTTAACAGAAGGATATTTCTTACAGATCAGAGGTAGGGTAGGCGAGCGTTTCGGTAAAGCCGGTGATTGGGAATTTAAAATCACAGCAATTAACCTAATGTCTGAGCTGAGGGATAAATTAGCTAAAAGTTTAACGATCCAGGTGCCGATTGAGCGGGTTAACGATCAGCTGATGCGCGAGATTGAAGCCATACTAGCAGACAATAAGGCAAACTCTGAGCAGCAAAACTGCCAACTTAACTTCGCTATTTTTGATCGGGAAAAGGAGATTATGCTGGATATGCCTTCCAAAAACCTTAAAATAAATCCAAGCAATAAGTTTTTAGAACAATTACTCGGGCTTAATGTTGTAAATTACAAGCTGAACTAA
- a CDS encoding thioredoxin has product MALEITDANFEELVLKSDKPVLVDFWAEWCGPCRMVGPVVEEIAKEYDGKAVVGKVNVDNNPQISMQFGIRNIPALLYFKDGQVVDKQVGAVPKSVLAEKLNKQLV; this is encoded by the coding sequence ATGGCATTAGAAATCACAGATGCAAACTTCGAGGAGCTTGTATTAAAATCAGATAAACCCGTATTAGTAGATTTTTGGGCAGAATGGTGTGGCCCTTGTCGCATGGTTGGTCCAGTAGTAGAAGAAATCGCAAAAGAGTATGATGGTAAAGCGGTAGTTGGAAAAGTAAACGTTGATAACAACCCTCAAATTTCAATGCAGTTTGGTATCCGTAACATCCCAGCTTTATTATACTTTAAAGATGGTCAGGTTGTAGACAAACAAGTTGGTGCTGTTCCAAAATCAGTATTAGCAGAAAAATTAAACAAGCAATTAGTTTAA